Proteins encoded by one window of Bradyrhizobium sp. B097:
- a CDS encoding MarR family transcriptional regulator produces MPPDLPGAASALGSISTDGQEMVRPFMWEIRSISACLEELAKFRADMLGITGPQWMILMAVAYLDRKSGVPVNEVSKLMHVDSSFVTTQSKLLEKNGFLRRKSSASDARVVQMSLTAKTRKRLSTLAPRQEALDEPVFDEFGVNGSSEFTTKLAAVRHRLEKARHESRSGVPSSKRKTVRNDAG; encoded by the coding sequence ATGCCGCCGGATTTACCTGGTGCAGCAAGCGCGCTTGGCAGTATCTCTACTGACGGACAGGAGATGGTCCGGCCGTTCATGTGGGAGATCAGATCGATCAGCGCCTGTCTCGAAGAGCTTGCCAAATTCCGAGCCGATATGCTTGGCATCACTGGGCCACAGTGGATGATCCTGATGGCAGTGGCCTATTTGGACAGGAAAAGCGGTGTCCCTGTCAACGAAGTGTCAAAGTTGATGCACGTTGATTCTTCCTTCGTCACGACCCAGTCAAAGCTGCTAGAGAAAAATGGGTTCCTACGCCGCAAGTCTTCCGCAAGCGATGCGCGGGTCGTGCAGATGTCGCTGACGGCAAAAACCCGCAAACGTCTCTCAACTTTGGCGCCACGACAGGAAGCACTCGATGAGCCGGTTTTTGATGAATTCGGGGTTAACGGATCAAGCGAGTTCACTACCAAGCTAGCAGCAGTGAGGCATCGTCTGGAGAAGGCCCGCCATGAGAGCCGTTCTGGCGTTCCGAGCAGCAAACGCAAGACCGTCAGAAATGACGCTGGCTAG
- the ccoS gene encoding cbb3-type cytochrome oxidase assembly protein CcoS encodes MEVLVYLVPLALALGFVGLLGFLWSLKSGQYDDLDGAAWRAVADDEPNGPSTPGPTSANGPARL; translated from the coding sequence ATGGAAGTCCTGGTCTATCTGGTTCCGCTCGCCCTTGCGCTAGGCTTCGTCGGCCTGCTCGGCTTTCTGTGGTCGCTCAAGAGTGGCCAGTATGACGATCTCGATGGCGCGGCCTGGCGGGCCGTCGCCGATGATGAGCCCAACGGGCCGTCGACGCCTGGTCCAACTAGTGCAAATGGACCGGCGCGATTGTAG
- a CDS encoding heavy metal translocating P-type ATPase, whose amino-acid sequence MQADIDFSHYLKRTGAGLLQLDLAVEGINCASCMGKIERNLSSIPDVTSARVNLTDHRLALEWKAGALDPALFVKRLAELGYRAYPFQRNNAETLETERARSLLRRLSVAAFAAMNVMMLSIPVWSGNVSDMLPEQRDFFHWLSALIVLPAAAYSAQPFLSSAFAALRARRANMDVPISIGILLALATSLIETIGHAEHTYFDAAIMLIAFLLAGRYLDQNMRRRTRAFASNLAALKAETAAKFISPTEIRTVPAAAIKPGDIVLLRPGECCTVDGNVIEGRSEVDQSLITGETLPAIATPGSAVFAGTLVRSGTLRVRATAASGDTLLAEVSRLLDHALQARSRYLRLAERASRLYAPIVHATAFLTMLGWLASGATFHDSVVTAIAVLIITCPCALGLAIPAVQTVASGALFRSGVLLNAGDAIERIAGVNRVIFDKTGTLTLPELDVANLASIPDDVVKLAGRLALSSRHPVAAAVARAAGASEPLADIEEEPGRGVQGYYEGAPIRLGRPSFCGADILADEVLCRDPEASVVAFSHGGAKHVFAVRQRMRPDAAEVVAGLARLGIMVEIVSGDREPAVRRAAETLGIHKWRANVSPVDKVARIESLTSRSYKVLMVGDGLNDAPALAAAHASMSPVTATHMSQAVADAVFLGERLGPVMTAVSGSRRALLLMRQNLWLAVVYNVLAVPVAIAGLVTPLIAAAAMSASSVLVMLNALRARTREAV is encoded by the coding sequence ATGCAGGCGGACATCGATTTTTCTCACTATCTGAAGAGGACAGGCGCGGGCCTCCTCCAACTCGACCTCGCGGTGGAGGGCATCAATTGCGCGAGCTGCATGGGCAAGATCGAGCGCAATCTGTCGAGCATTCCGGACGTGACCTCGGCACGCGTGAACCTCACCGATCACCGGCTGGCGCTCGAATGGAAGGCAGGAGCGCTCGATCCAGCCCTATTTGTCAAGCGGCTCGCCGAATTGGGCTATAGGGCATATCCCTTCCAGCGGAATAATGCGGAGACGCTGGAGACGGAGCGGGCGCGGAGCTTGCTGCGGCGGCTGAGCGTTGCCGCGTTTGCCGCGATGAATGTGATGATGCTGTCGATCCCGGTATGGTCCGGCAATGTCTCGGACATGCTGCCGGAGCAGCGCGACTTCTTTCACTGGCTCTCCGCGCTGATCGTATTGCCGGCCGCGGCTTACTCCGCGCAACCGTTCCTCTCTTCCGCTTTTGCCGCGCTGCGGGCGCGCAGAGCCAATATGGACGTGCCGATCAGCATCGGCATCTTGCTGGCGTTGGCGACTTCGCTGATCGAGACAATCGGTCACGCCGAGCACACCTATTTCGATGCGGCGATCATGTTGATCGCCTTCCTGCTCGCAGGCCGCTATCTCGACCAGAACATGAGGCGACGCACCCGCGCCTTCGCCAGCAACCTTGCCGCACTCAAGGCGGAGACGGCCGCGAAGTTCATAAGCCCGACCGAGATCAGAACCGTTCCGGCCGCAGCGATCAAACCGGGGGACATCGTGCTGCTGCGGCCCGGCGAATGCTGTACCGTCGACGGCAACGTGATCGAGGGACGTTCCGAGGTCGATCAAAGCCTCATTACCGGCGAGACCTTGCCGGCGATCGCGACGCCTGGCAGCGCGGTGTTCGCCGGCACATTGGTACGATCCGGCACCCTGCGGGTCCGCGCGACGGCGGCTTCGGGCGACACACTGCTTGCCGAGGTTTCCAGGCTGCTTGATCATGCCCTACAAGCGCGCTCGCGCTATCTGCGCCTCGCCGAGCGCGCGTCGCGGCTCTATGCACCGATCGTTCACGCAACTGCCTTCCTGACGATGCTGGGCTGGCTTGCCTCTGGCGCCACGTTCCACGATTCGGTCGTCACGGCGATTGCGGTCCTGATCATCACCTGCCCTTGCGCGCTGGGTCTGGCTATCCCGGCGGTGCAGACCGTGGCCTCCGGCGCACTGTTCCGTTCCGGCGTGCTGCTCAATGCCGGGGATGCGATCGAGCGTATTGCCGGGGTGAACCGGGTGATCTTCGACAAAACCGGCACGCTGACGCTGCCTGAGCTCGATGTCGCCAATCTCGCCAGCATTCCCGACGATGTCGTCAAATTGGCGGGCCGGCTGGCGCTGTCGAGCCGCCATCCGGTCGCCGCCGCCGTGGCGCGAGCTGCCGGCGCAAGCGAGCCGCTGGCCGATATCGAAGAGGAGCCGGGGCGAGGCGTCCAAGGTTACTATGAGGGGGCGCCGATCCGGCTTGGCCGCCCCTCGTTCTGCGGTGCTGACATCCTCGCCGACGAGGTCCTGTGCCGCGATCCTGAGGCCTCCGTGGTCGCGTTCAGCCACGGTGGCGCCAAGCATGTCTTTGCTGTCCGGCAACGGATGCGGCCAGACGCAGCCGAGGTCGTCGCAGGCCTCGCACGCCTTGGCATCATGGTGGAGATCGTTTCGGGGGATCGCGAGCCAGCAGTTCGGCGGGCGGCCGAGACGCTCGGCATTCATAAGTGGCGCGCCAACGTCTCGCCGGTGGACAAGGTCGCCCGGATCGAAAGTCTGACGAGCCGGAGCTACAAGGTGTTGATGGTCGGCGACGGCTTGAACGACGCGCCCGCGCTCGCAGCGGCCCATGCCTCGATGTCGCCTGTCACTGCGACCCATATGAGCCAGGCGGTCGCCGATGCGGTCTTCCTCGGTGAGCGTCTCGGGCCCGTGATGACGGCCGTCAGCGGCTCGCGCAGGGCGCTGCTTCTGATGCGGCAGAATCTCTGGCTCGCTGTCGTCTATAACGTCCTGGCCGTGCCCGTCGCGATCGCCGGCCTGGTGACGCCGCTGATTGCCGCCGCGGCGATGTCGGCTTCGTCGGTGCTGGTCATGCTCAATGCGCTGCGGGCGCGAACGAGGGAGGCAGTCTGA
- a CDS encoding FixH family protein, producing the protein MTGSVPVARPITGRYVLIVIVVFFSVVIGANLAMMRFAITTLPGTEVDSAYSASLAYQREIIAARQQNERNWQVQVHIDRHSDGRAVLAIEAHDRAGAPLAGTGFMARLERPVDRRADRTIDVSEAHAGTYRGSAEGVAVGQWDLVIEGDADGHRMFLSKNRIVLN; encoded by the coding sequence ATGACCGGATCAGTGCCAGTCGCGCGGCCCATCACCGGACGCTACGTCCTGATCGTCATTGTCGTCTTCTTTTCGGTCGTGATTGGCGCCAATCTTGCAATGATGCGCTTTGCCATCACCACGTTGCCCGGGACAGAGGTCGACAGCGCCTATAGCGCGAGCCTCGCCTATCAGCGTGAGATCATCGCGGCACGGCAGCAGAATGAGCGAAACTGGCAGGTGCAGGTACATATCGACCGGCACTCCGATGGCCGGGCTGTGCTTGCGATCGAGGCGCACGACCGCGCCGGCGCGCCTCTCGCCGGAACGGGTTTCATGGCCCGGCTCGAGCGACCGGTAGACCGTCGAGCCGATCGGACGATTGATGTCTCGGAGGCTCATGCTGGAACCTACCGCGGCAGCGCCGAGGGCGTCGCTGTCGGGCAGTGGGATCTCGTGATCGAGGGCGACGCCGATGGCCACCGCATGTTTCTTTCGAAAAACCGCATCGTCCTGAACTGA
- the ccoG gene encoding cytochrome c oxidase accessory protein CcoG, giving the protein MNKTVSQDDLLIEEDRPLYVAHRTVYPQSVRGTFRTIKWRLMAVCLGIYYLLPFVRWHRGLGAPDQAVLLDLPNRRFYFFFIELWPQELYYFTGLLVLAAMALFLMNALGGRIWCGYLCPQTAWTDLFYAVERWVEGDRRERLRAAARPITMGRAAKRVLKHAIWLTVAWWTGGAWVLYFADAQTLVRDLATFQAPAIAYIWIGILTASTYLLAGYMREQVCVYMCPWPRIQAALTDEWALNVTYKYDRGEQRCSLKKSVDLRARGERVGDCIDCNQCAAVCPAGIDIRNGAQLGCIQCGLCIDACDAVMKKVGRKTRLIGYDNDINIRRRMDGKSELFKPVRPRTIVYASLIAVVCAVMLYALLSRTLLDLSVLHDRNPVAVKLSDGSIRNGYTVRLLNKRGFDRVVAIDIDGPPEASVHVVGVDSVTVDRPMIVLARDTTTELRVLVTAPVDNKSERSMPVRFRVTDIGLGEVASATDHFVLP; this is encoded by the coding sequence ATGAACAAGACCGTTTCGCAGGATGACCTGCTGATCGAGGAGGATAGACCCCTCTATGTAGCCCATAGGACGGTCTATCCGCAGAGTGTCCGCGGCACTTTCCGGACGATCAAATGGCGGCTGATGGCGGTGTGTCTGGGCATCTACTATCTGCTGCCGTTCGTGCGTTGGCATCGTGGCCTGGGCGCGCCGGACCAGGCGGTGTTGCTCGATTTGCCGAACCGGCGGTTCTACTTCTTCTTCATCGAGCTGTGGCCGCAAGAGCTTTATTATTTCACCGGGTTGCTCGTGCTTGCTGCCATGGCACTGTTCCTGATGAACGCGCTGGGCGGGCGAATTTGGTGCGGATATCTGTGTCCGCAGACGGCCTGGACCGACCTGTTCTATGCGGTAGAGCGTTGGGTTGAGGGCGACCGTCGCGAGCGGCTGAGGGCGGCTGCACGCCCAATCACAATGGGACGGGCGGCAAAGCGCGTGCTGAAGCACGCGATCTGGTTGACGGTCGCTTGGTGGACCGGTGGCGCCTGGGTGCTCTATTTCGCCGACGCGCAGACATTGGTGCGCGATCTGGCGACCTTCCAGGCGCCCGCAATCGCCTATATCTGGATTGGGATCCTGACGGCTTCGACCTATCTGCTGGCCGGCTACATGCGCGAGCAGGTTTGCGTTTATATGTGCCCGTGGCCGCGCATCCAGGCCGCGCTCACCGACGAGTGGGCGCTCAATGTCACCTATAAATACGATCGCGGCGAGCAGCGCTGCTCATTGAAGAAATCAGTCGATCTGCGCGCGCGCGGCGAGAGGGTCGGAGACTGCATCGATTGCAATCAATGCGCGGCTGTCTGCCCGGCCGGGATCGATATCCGCAATGGCGCCCAGCTCGGTTGCATCCAGTGCGGGCTGTGCATCGACGCCTGCGATGCCGTCATGAAGAAGGTAGGGCGCAAAACCCGCCTGATCGGTTACGACAACGACATCAATATCCGGCGGCGGATGGACGGCAAGTCGGAGCTCTTCAAACCGGTACGCCCGCGCACGATCGTCTATGCTTCCTTGATCGCGGTCGTCTGCGCGGTGATGCTTTATGCGCTGTTGTCGAGAACGCTGCTCGATCTCAGCGTCCTGCACGATCGCAATCCCGTGGCGGTCAAGCTCAGCGATGGCTCGATTCGCAACGGTTACACCGTGCGCTTGCTCAACAAGCGCGGCTTCGATCGCGTGGTTGCGATCGACATCGATGGGCCGCCTGAGGCGTCCGTCCACGTCGTCGGCGTCGATTCGGTGACGGTGGATCGACCGATGATCGTCTTGGCTCGCGATACCACGACAGAACTGCGTGTGCTGGTGACGGCGCCGGTCGACAACAAGTCGGAACGGTCGATGCCGGTGAGGTTTCGGGTCACCGACATTGGCCTCGGCGAGGTCGCTTCCGCTACAGATCATTTCGTTCTCCCCTAA
- the ccoP gene encoding cytochrome-c oxidase, cbb3-type subunit III → MIEHNDIDRIPGRSTTGHEWDGIRELNTPLPRWWILAFYATILWAIGYWVVYPAWPLLSNYTTGALHYSTRASVVSDLAGLEKLRGEKMAVLGKASLTEIENDPALLALARARGKTVFADNCAPCHGSGAAGAKGYPNLNDDDWLWGGSLDQILQTIQFGARSGHAEAHEGQMLAFGRDGILKIGEIVTVANYVRSLSGLTTAANFDAAAATRIFAENCAVCHGENAKGNQALGAPNLTDGIWLYGSDEATLVETISYGRTGVMPAWSGRLDPITVKALAVYVHSLGGGQ, encoded by the coding sequence ATGATCGAGCACAACGACATCGATCGCATCCCCGGCCGTTCCACGACGGGGCACGAATGGGATGGTATAAGGGAGCTCAACACGCCGCTGCCGCGCTGGTGGATTCTGGCCTTCTACGCCACGATCCTTTGGGCGATAGGCTACTGGGTCGTTTATCCGGCCTGGCCGCTCCTCTCAAACTACACAACCGGCGCGTTGCATTATTCGACCCGCGCCAGCGTCGTTAGCGACCTTGCCGGTCTCGAGAAGCTGCGCGGCGAGAAGATGGCTGTGCTTGGCAAGGCGTCTTTGACCGAAATCGAGAACGATCCTGCCCTGCTGGCACTGGCCCGCGCTCGTGGCAAGACGGTGTTCGCGGACAATTGCGCGCCATGCCATGGGAGTGGCGCCGCGGGTGCTAAGGGCTATCCGAATCTCAACGACGATGACTGGTTGTGGGGCGGATCGCTTGACCAGATCCTGCAGACCATCCAGTTCGGCGCGCGTTCCGGGCATGCCGAGGCGCATGAAGGACAAATGCTGGCCTTCGGCCGCGACGGCATCCTCAAGATCGGTGAGATCGTCACGGTGGCGAATTACGTGCGGTCGCTGTCAGGCTTGACAACGGCAGCCAATTTCGATGCTGCGGCCGCCACCAGGATCTTTGCCGAGAATTGCGCGGTCTGCCACGGCGAGAATGCCAAAGGCAATCAGGCACTCGGCGCGCCGAACCTGACTGACGGAATTTGGCTGTACGGCTCGGACGAGGCGACGCTGGTCGAGACCATCAGCTATGGCCGCACCGGCGTCATGCCGGCTTGGAGCGGGCGCCTCGATCCCATCACAGTCAAGGCACTGGCCGTCTACGTGCACTCGCTCGGTGGCGGACAATAG
- a CDS encoding cbb3-type cytochrome c oxidase subunit 3: protein MKAVISIENLASSFVVTLWTPLFVGIFIAIVVYALWPRNKRRFDAAARVPLRRD from the coding sequence ATGAAAGCCGTCATTTCGATCGAGAACCTGGCGTCAAGCTTCGTCGTGACCCTCTGGACACCGTTGTTCGTCGGCATCTTCATAGCCATCGTCGTTTATGCGCTGTGGCCCCGCAACAAGAGGCGTTTTGACGCTGCGGCGCGCGTGCCGTTGCGGCGGGATTGA
- the ccoO gene encoding cytochrome-c oxidase, cbb3-type subunit II — MSLWNRHKIFEKNSIILIAGILVVIAVGGLVEITPLFYLKSTIEAVDGVRPYTPLELAGRNIYVREGCYLCHSQMIRPLRDEVERYGHYSLAAESMYDHPFQWGSKRTGPDLARVGAKYSDQWHVTHLINPRAIVPQSVMPGYPSLAHTEIDPTDMAAHLRTNREVGVPYTEDQIKNAVADLKAQVDPDSANVASFQNRYPKAAVRNFDGQAGNPTELDALIAYLQMLGTLIDFKLYDEKANLR; from the coding sequence ATGTCTCTCTGGAACCGACACAAGATCTTTGAGAAGAACTCGATCATCTTGATCGCTGGCATCCTTGTCGTGATAGCGGTCGGTGGCCTGGTCGAGATCACGCCGTTGTTCTACCTCAAGAGCACGATCGAGGCGGTGGACGGCGTGCGGCCGTATACGCCGCTCGAGCTTGCGGGCCGCAACATCTACGTACGCGAGGGGTGCTATCTCTGTCACTCGCAGATGATCCGGCCGTTGCGCGATGAGGTTGAGCGCTACGGACATTACTCGCTAGCCGCTGAAAGCATGTACGATCACCCTTTTCAATGGGGGTCGAAGCGTACCGGCCCGGACCTTGCTCGTGTTGGTGCGAAATATTCCGATCAATGGCACGTCACGCATCTGATCAATCCGCGCGCCATCGTTCCGCAATCGGTGATGCCCGGCTATCCGTCGCTGGCGCACACGGAGATTGACCCGACTGACATGGCCGCACATCTGCGCACCAATCGGGAGGTCGGCGTCCCCTATACCGAGGACCAGATCAAGAACGCCGTCGCCGACTTGAAGGCGCAGGTCGATCCTGACAGTGCGAACGTCGCGTCGTTCCAGAATCGCTATCCGAAGGCGGCTGTCCGCAATTTCGACGGGCAGGCTGGCAATCCGACCGAACTCGATGCGCTCATCGCCTATCTGCAGATGCTGGGCACGCTGATCGATTTCAAGCTCTACGACGAAAAAGCCAATCTGCGCTGA